In Streptomyces sp. NBC_01551, one DNA window encodes the following:
- a CDS encoding MFS transporter codes for MTATPGTDRPVPPVDRAALPRLQRRTTTVLIASQMLGGLGVPISIALAPVLATEVSGTEALSGFASTAAVIGTALVSLPLAALMTARGRRPGLVVAYAIGAAGAAMVVLAAAIKSFPLLMLGMACFGAASSANLQARFAAADLAAPDRRARAISVVVWASTIGAVLGPNLSAPASRSFAGTSIPETAGPFVWAGAVFVLTGTLLGVLLRPDPLLTARALAAPEEQTRAGRSLRAGFAAVKASPRARLALVTVAVSHTAMVSIMVMTPVDLSHHGAGLELIGLVISGHIAGMFAFSPVMGWLADRLGRLSVIGLAAGLLSVAALLAGTAGASHGQSALGLFLLGLGWSAGMVSGSALLTDSVPQPARAAVQGLSDLTMNTAAGVGGAAAGLVMSQAGYGWLNAIGAALLLPMAALALFTARRHPAPAKA; via the coding sequence GTGACCGCCACGCCGGGCACCGACCGCCCGGTTCCGCCGGTCGACCGGGCGGCGCTGCCGCGGCTCCAGCGGCGCACCACCACGGTGCTGATCGCCAGCCAGATGCTGGGCGGCCTCGGCGTGCCCATCAGCATCGCCCTCGCCCCGGTCCTGGCGACCGAGGTCAGCGGCACCGAGGCACTGTCCGGCTTCGCCTCCACCGCCGCGGTGATCGGCACCGCCCTGGTCTCGCTGCCGCTGGCCGCGCTGATGACCGCGCGCGGGCGCCGGCCCGGGCTGGTCGTGGCCTACGCGATCGGCGCGGCGGGCGCCGCCATGGTCGTCCTCGCCGCCGCGATCAAGAGCTTCCCGCTGCTGATGCTCGGCATGGCCTGCTTCGGAGCCGCCTCCTCCGCCAACCTCCAGGCCCGGTTCGCGGCCGCCGACCTCGCCGCCCCGGACCGCCGGGCCCGGGCGATCTCGGTCGTCGTCTGGGCCTCCACCATCGGCGCGGTGCTCGGCCCGAACCTCTCCGCCCCCGCCAGCCGCAGCTTCGCCGGCACCTCCATACCCGAGACGGCGGGCCCCTTCGTCTGGGCCGGAGCCGTCTTCGTCCTCACCGGCACGCTGCTCGGCGTACTCCTGCGCCCGGACCCGCTGCTGACGGCCCGGGCGCTGGCCGCGCCCGAGGAGCAGACCCGCGCGGGCCGTTCGCTGCGCGCCGGGTTCGCCGCCGTCAAGGCCTCGCCGCGGGCCCGGCTGGCACTGGTCACCGTCGCGGTGTCCCACACCGCCATGGTCTCGATCATGGTGATGACCCCGGTGGACCTCAGCCACCACGGCGCCGGGCTTGAGCTCATCGGCCTGGTGATCAGCGGTCACATCGCCGGCATGTTCGCCTTCTCCCCGGTCATGGGGTGGCTCGCCGACCGCCTCGGCCGCCTGTCGGTGATCGGCCTGGCCGCCGGGCTGCTGTCTGTCGCCGCCCTGCTCGCCGGCACCGCCGGAGCGAGCCACGGCCAGAGCGCACTCGGCCTGTTCCTGCTCGGCCTGGGCTGGTCCGCCGGCATGGTCTCCGGTTCGGCGCTGCTGACCGACTCGGTGCCGCAGCCCGCGCGGGCCGCCGTACAGGGCCTGAGCGACCTCACGATGAACACGGCGGCGGGCGTGGGCGGCGCGGCCGCCGGCCTGGTCATGTCCCAGGCGGGGTACGGCTGGCTGAACGCCATCGGGGCGGCCCTGCTGCTGCCGATGGCCGCGCTCGCCCTGTTCACCGCGCGCCGGCACCCGGCGCCCGCGAAGGCGTAG
- a CDS encoding cupin domain-containing protein, which translates to MSTSDHTASASAPASFAVSVPDVPDTDLEVEELDPAQIVSGDPVVTGKVLWEAEDGSQVRGIWQITPGVVTDTEANELFVVVSGRATIEVEGGPTLEVGPGSACVLREGDKTTWTVHETLRKAYHISY; encoded by the coding sequence ATGAGCACCAGTGATCACACCGCGTCCGCCTCCGCCCCCGCCTCCTTCGCCGTCTCGGTACCGGACGTCCCGGACACGGACCTGGAGGTCGAGGAGCTCGACCCGGCGCAGATCGTCTCCGGCGATCCCGTGGTGACGGGCAAGGTGCTGTGGGAGGCCGAGGACGGCTCGCAGGTGCGCGGGATCTGGCAGATCACCCCGGGCGTGGTCACCGACACCGAGGCCAACGAGCTGTTCGTGGTCGTCAGCGGCCGCGCCACCATCGAGGTGGAGGGCGGCCCGACGCTGGAGGTCGGCCCCGGCTCCGCGTGCGTGCTCCGCGAGGGCGACAAGACCACCTGGACCGTCCACGAGACGCTCCGCAAGGCCTATCACATCAGCTACTGA
- a CDS encoding methyltransferase domain-containing protein, with protein sequence MLWHVPIHGTEFTPPNSLQPHPSQPVRVPFPHEHAGLLRRAGRPVRPHVRGLGLPAGAADMRALPFRDEAFDAVVCADNALPHLLTAEDVRAALAETRRVLRPGGVLLISTRPYGELRRARPRSEAPHVRTGPDGRTITFQLGHEDGERYDLELFQLLPTGDTWRTTTSRATYRALPEEETAEYARQAGFEATRWHPSSDTGFHQPVLGARRLGRGGLDKVTRPPGRTWTLWSPRRAARPD encoded by the coding sequence GTGCTGTGGCATGTCCCCATCCATGGCACGGAATTCACGCCCCCAAACTCCCTCCAGCCCCACCCGTCACAACCTGTCCGAGTACCGTTCCCCCATGAACACGCAGGGCTTCTACGACGGGCTGGCAGACCGGTACGACCTCATGTACGCGGACTGGGACTGCCGGCCGGGGCGGCGGACATGCGGGCCCTGCCTTTCCGGGACGAGGCCTTCGACGCCGTCGTCTGCGCCGACAACGCCCTCCCGCACCTCCTGACCGCCGAGGACGTCCGCGCCGCGCTGGCCGAAACCCGGCGGGTGCTGCGCCCCGGCGGCGTACTGCTGATCTCCACCCGCCCGTACGGAGAACTGCGCCGGGCCCGGCCGCGGAGCGAAGCCCCGCACGTGCGCACCGGCCCGGACGGGCGGACCATCACCTTCCAGCTGGGGCACGAGGACGGCGAGCGCTACGACCTGGAGCTCTTCCAGCTGCTGCCCACGGGGGACACGTGGCGGACGACGACGTCACGCGCCACCTACCGGGCGCTGCCCGAGGAGGAGACGGCGGAGTACGCCCGGCAGGCCGGGTTCGAGGCGACGCGCTGGCACCCCTCCTCGGACACCGGGTTCCACCAGCCGGTCCTCGGCGCCCGCCGCCTCGGGCGGGGAGGGCTGGACAAGGTGACTCGTCCGCCCGGCCGAACCTGGACGCTCTGGTCACCGCGCCGGGCGGCCCGGCCGGATTAG
- a CDS encoding pseudouridine-5'-phosphate glycosidase, with amino-acid sequence MPQHTASEPLSEVPVLSEEVREALARNRPVVALESTIIAHGLPRPRNLAVGLELEALVRSEGAVPATIAVVDGVAYAGLDKEQLERIAGGEGVRKLGHRDLAPALATGATGATTVSATAFLAARAGLRVFATGGLGGVHREYAHTQDESADLALLARTRITVVCAGVKSILDVPATLQRLETLGVGVLGYGTERFPGFYLASSGEPVDWTVHRPEEVAAVMAAQDALGGGESALLVANPVAEAEQLNPELHDRVLAEALAECHERGIAGQAVTPFLLGYLVRATGGASLEANLAAVRGNVRLGARIAGAWTARL; translated from the coding sequence ATGCCACAGCACACAGCATCCGAGCCCCTGTCCGAAGTGCCGGTCCTGTCAGAGGAGGTGCGCGAGGCGCTCGCCCGGAACCGGCCCGTCGTGGCCCTGGAGTCGACGATCATCGCGCACGGCCTGCCGCGTCCCCGGAATCTGGCGGTGGGCCTGGAACTGGAGGCGCTGGTCCGGTCGGAAGGCGCCGTTCCGGCGACGATCGCTGTCGTGGACGGGGTCGCGTACGCGGGCCTCGACAAGGAGCAGCTGGAGCGGATCGCGGGCGGCGAGGGCGTACGCAAGCTCGGCCACCGGGACCTGGCGCCCGCGCTCGCGACCGGCGCGACCGGCGCGACGACGGTGTCCGCGACGGCGTTCCTGGCCGCGCGGGCGGGGCTGCGGGTGTTCGCGACGGGCGGGCTGGGCGGCGTACACCGGGAGTACGCGCACACGCAGGACGAGTCGGCGGATCTGGCGCTGCTGGCGCGGACGCGGATCACGGTGGTGTGCGCGGGGGTGAAGTCGATCCTGGACGTGCCGGCCACGCTGCAGCGGCTGGAGACGCTGGGGGTCGGCGTGCTGGGCTACGGGACGGAACGTTTCCCCGGGTTCTACCTGGCCAGTTCCGGCGAGCCGGTGGACTGGACCGTGCACCGCCCGGAGGAGGTCGCGGCGGTGATGGCCGCCCAGGACGCGCTGGGCGGAGGGGAGTCGGCGCTGCTGGTGGCCAATCCGGTCGCGGAGGCGGAGCAGTTGAATCCGGAGCTGCACGACCGGGTACTGGCCGAGGCCCTGGCCGAGTGCCACGAGCGCGGGATCGCGGGACAGGCGGTGACCCCGTTCCTGCTGGGGTACCTGGTACGGGCGACCGGCGGGGCCTCGCTGGAGGCCAACCTGGCGGCGGTACGGGGCAACGTGCGGCTCGGGGCCCGGATCGCGGGGGCCTGGACGGCCCGGCTGTGA
- a CDS encoding carbohydrate kinase family protein, whose translation MTGAGAGAGALLVVGDVVTDVVAVHPEPLAPATDTAARIRTLPGGAGANAACWAACAGAPEVRLLARVGAESARWHERALVDAGVRPRLVIDPVEPTGTVVALVGKDTERTFLTDSGAALRLCPDDWAPALLDGAAHLHLSGYLFFADTSRELALVALRAARARGVPVSVDPASAGFLLTLGPRRFLDAVAGVDVLLPNEDEARLLAGLPERSGAARAAVELSRRVPLVVVTLGAAGALVAEAGRITAEVAGEAVRAVDSTGAGDAFTGGFLAARLAGADPAQAARAGCRTAAMAVTRLGGRP comes from the coding sequence GTGACGGGGGCGGGGGCCGGGGCGGGGGCGCTGCTCGTCGTCGGGGACGTGGTGACCGATGTGGTGGCGGTGCACCCGGAGCCGCTGGCCCCGGCCACCGACACGGCGGCCCGGATCCGCACCCTGCCCGGCGGCGCGGGGGCCAACGCGGCCTGCTGGGCGGCGTGCGCGGGCGCGCCGGAGGTACGCCTCCTCGCGCGGGTGGGTGCCGAATCGGCCCGGTGGCACGAGCGGGCCCTGGTGGACGCGGGGGTGCGGCCCCGGCTGGTGATCGACCCGGTCGAGCCGACGGGGACGGTGGTGGCGCTGGTCGGCAAGGACACGGAGCGGACGTTCCTGACCGACAGCGGGGCCGCGCTGCGGCTGTGCCCCGACGACTGGGCGCCGGCCCTGCTGGACGGGGCGGCCCATCTGCACCTGTCCGGCTACCTGTTCTTCGCCGACACCAGCCGGGAGCTGGCCCTGGTGGCGCTGCGGGCGGCGCGGGCCCGGGGGGTGCCGGTGAGCGTGGATCCGGCCTCGGCCGGGTTCCTGCTCACGCTGGGGCCGCGGCGGTTCCTCGATGCCGTGGCGGGGGTCGACGTACTGCTGCCCAACGAGGACGAGGCCCGGCTGCTGGCCGGGCTGCCCGAGCGGTCCGGTGCGGCCAGGGCGGCGGTGGAGCTGAGCCGGCGGGTGCCGCTGGTGGTGGTCACGCTGGGCGCGGCCGGGGCGCTGGTGGCCGAGGCGGGGCGGATCACCGCCGAGGTCGCCGGGGAGGCGGTGCGGGCGGTGGACTCCACGGGCGCGGGCGACGCGTTCACCGGCGGGTTCCTCGCGGCCCGGCTCGCGGGCGCGGACCCGGCGCAGGCCGCCCGGGCGGGCTGCCGGACGGCCGCGATGGCGGTCACCCGGCTGGGCGGGCGACCGTAG
- a CDS encoding uridine kinase codes for MQLEAITWQRMAERLAGHLDPREAPSGQAVWQRVGIDGAPAADTGVLAGHLADALRARGRPALVVPAGGFLRPASLRFEFGREDVDAYLDGWYDTAALWREVFGPTDPGGTGRVLPDLWDPATDRATRSPYAELPAGGVLIVHGPLLLGHWFPFDLAVHIRLSPGALARRTEPSERWTLPAFARYEDETDPAARADVVVRADDPRHPAWTGLPG; via the coding sequence GTGCAGCTGGAAGCGATCACATGGCAGCGGATGGCCGAGCGGCTCGCCGGTCACCTCGACCCCCGCGAGGCCCCCTCCGGCCAGGCGGTCTGGCAGCGGGTGGGCATCGACGGCGCACCAGCGGCCGACACCGGGGTGCTCGCCGGTCACCTCGCGGACGCGCTGCGCGCACGGGGCCGCCCGGCGCTGGTGGTCCCGGCCGGCGGCTTCCTGCGGCCGGCGTCGCTCCGCTTCGAGTTCGGCCGCGAGGACGTGGACGCGTACCTCGACGGCTGGTACGACACGGCCGCGCTCTGGCGGGAGGTCTTCGGCCCGACCGACCCCGGCGGCACAGGGCGGGTGCTGCCCGACCTCTGGGACCCGGCGACCGACCGGGCGACCCGCAGCCCGTACGCCGAACTCCCGGCGGGCGGCGTGCTGATCGTGCACGGCCCGCTGCTGCTGGGCCACTGGTTCCCCTTCGACCTCGCCGTGCACATCCGGCTCTCCCCGGGGGCGCTGGCCCGCCGCACCGAGCCGTCCGAGCGGTGGACGCTGCCCGCCTTCGCGCGCTACGAGGACGAGACCGACCCGGCGGCCCGGGCCGACGTCGTCGTCAGGGCGGACGACCCCCGCCACCCGGCCTGGACGGGCCTGCCCGGCTGA
- a CDS encoding WGR domain-containing protein: MARETTYLELSQDGGGAHKFYEVTVDGTAVSVRYGRIGADGQLQNSSFPTAEKARAAAAKKIGEKVRKGYAPAVRGQRAARAVTRRQVTSAPSTARSVAPVLWRFRTGSSAFGIHVDEDRCWVGNQAGDVYTLSHGGEVLARYSLPDGVKCLVADEFWIYAGCDDGTVYDLSSKVPFGAYDIAADVDIYWLDIHEGVLNVSDAGGGLTVIDHEDEFQWSRKSAGSGAWMVRADERAVYHGHSAGVTAYASNGSGELWHTPTNGSVLFGWQEEHAVYAGTGRKVVQRLSKATGAVEVSYRCDAAVYSCATSPDGRYVFAGDSSSSVYCFDADGRRLWKLGTGGGSALSMQYLEERLYLVTTDGSLVCVDASEAAITAAQQGSVPVAVDVKSAAALPVFTPAASAAAVATVSVAAAPAGAVVVECVQQGGRMRVQVVSGGFEPSWNVQFPRGIREAGARYVVDGLHAASGGFYRVRGEIRRLV; encoded by the coding sequence ATGGCTCGGGAGACGACGTATCTGGAGCTGTCGCAGGACGGCGGCGGGGCGCACAAGTTCTACGAGGTGACCGTGGACGGCACGGCCGTCTCGGTGCGGTACGGGCGCATCGGCGCGGACGGCCAGCTGCAGAACTCCTCCTTCCCGACGGCCGAGAAGGCGCGCGCGGCCGCCGCGAAGAAGATCGGCGAGAAGGTCCGCAAGGGGTACGCCCCGGCGGTGCGGGGGCAGCGCGCGGCGCGGGCCGTGACGCGCCGCCAGGTGACCTCGGCGCCGTCGACCGCGCGCTCGGTGGCCCCCGTGCTGTGGCGCTTCCGTACCGGCTCCTCGGCCTTCGGGATCCACGTGGACGAGGACCGCTGCTGGGTCGGCAACCAGGCGGGCGACGTCTACACGCTGAGCCACGGCGGCGAGGTGCTGGCCCGCTACTCCCTGCCGGACGGGGTGAAGTGCCTGGTCGCGGACGAGTTCTGGATATACGCGGGCTGCGACGACGGCACGGTGTACGACCTGTCGTCGAAGGTCCCGTTCGGGGCTTACGACATCGCGGCGGACGTGGACATCTACTGGCTCGACATCCACGAGGGCGTGCTGAACGTGTCGGACGCGGGCGGTGGCCTGACGGTCATCGACCACGAGGACGAGTTCCAGTGGTCCCGCAAGTCCGCGGGGAGCGGCGCCTGGATGGTCCGCGCCGACGAGCGGGCGGTCTACCACGGGCACAGCGCTGGTGTGACGGCGTACGCCTCGAACGGCAGCGGCGAGCTGTGGCACACGCCGACCAACGGCTCGGTGCTGTTCGGCTGGCAGGAGGAGCACGCGGTGTACGCGGGCACGGGCCGCAAGGTCGTGCAGCGGCTGTCGAAGGCGACGGGCGCCGTCGAGGTCTCCTACCGGTGCGACGCGGCGGTGTACTCCTGCGCGACCTCGCCGGACGGGCGGTACGTCTTCGCCGGGGACTCGTCGTCCTCCGTGTACTGCTTCGACGCCGACGGGCGGCGGCTGTGGAAGCTGGGCACCGGCGGCGGGTCCGCGCTGTCCATGCAGTACCTGGAGGAGCGGCTGTACCTGGTCACCACGGACGGCTCTCTGGTGTGCGTGGACGCGAGCGAGGCGGCGATCACCGCCGCCCAGCAGGGTTCGGTGCCGGTGGCGGTGGACGTGAAGTCGGCGGCCGCCCTGCCGGTGTTCACCCCGGCGGCCTCGGCCGCGGCGGTGGCGACAGTCTCGGTGGCGGCGGCTCCGGCGGGCGCCGTGGTGGTGGAGTGCGTGCAGCAGGGCGGCCGGATGCGCGTCCAGGTGGTGTCCGGGGGGTTCGAGCCCTCGTGGAACGTGCAGTTCCCGCGCGGCATCCGGGAGGCCGGCGCCCGGTACGTGGTGGACGGGCTGCACGCGGCCTCGGGCGGCTTCTACCGGGTGCGCGGGGAGATACGCCGCCTGGTGTGA
- a CDS encoding DUF2293 domain-containing protein has product MSLVVFESVKHIHCAECRRGPIRHVVREAGVPRCLDCADLGHLVYLPRGDAALTRRAREASSLSAVVVRRHKRRRRYERQGLLVEDAALARAERACLADAEARARRRERDRLRRAAEDTRFTAAFAAEIRRLFPGCPADRAQAIAAHASLRGSGRVGRTAAGRALDEQAVSMAVRAAVRHLDTEYDALLMSGIPRFAARARLAPRIDAILDGWRTGAPAG; this is encoded by the coding sequence ATGAGTCTCGTCGTGTTCGAGTCCGTGAAACACATCCATTGCGCGGAGTGCCGGCGGGGCCCGATCCGGCACGTGGTCCGCGAGGCCGGCGTGCCCCGCTGCCTGGACTGCGCCGACCTGGGGCACCTGGTCTACCTGCCGCGCGGCGACGCGGCGCTCACCCGCCGGGCCCGGGAGGCCAGTTCACTCTCGGCCGTCGTGGTCCGCCGCCACAAACGCCGCCGCCGCTACGAACGCCAGGGGCTGCTCGTCGAGGACGCCGCCCTGGCCCGCGCGGAGCGCGCCTGCCTCGCGGACGCCGAGGCGCGGGCCCGCCGCCGGGAGCGCGACCGGCTGCGCCGCGCCGCCGAGGACACCCGGTTCACGGCCGCGTTCGCCGCCGAGATACGGCGGCTGTTCCCCGGCTGCCCCGCCGACCGCGCCCAGGCCATCGCCGCGCACGCCTCGCTGCGCGGCAGCGGCCGGGTGGGCCGGACCGCCGCCGGCCGGGCCCTGGACGAGCAGGCGGTGTCGATGGCGGTGCGGGCCGCCGTACGCCACCTCGACACGGAGTACGACGCCCTGCTGATGTCCGGCATCCCCCGCTTCGCGGCCCGGGCCCGGCTGGCGCCGCGGATCGACGCGATCCTGGACGGGTGGCGTACGGGCGCGCCCGCGGGCTAG
- a CDS encoding chaplin family protein has product MRHSRRNGLIAAVVAGGGLAVAGVGGLAYADADAGGKVERSPGLLSGNLVQLPVHVPVNVCGNTVSVVGVLNSAAGNRCVNAEPEHHGNSGPRPSHPSKPGAGNGGGASAEGRGKDSPGLLSGNGIQLPVELPLNISGNGVSVVGVGNGSSGNTSVNGEQPSGGKPAQPPTVTRPLTPPVAPAPVAPEPPRHSAALAHTGADAVGYLLPGGGALLLGGVLLYRRFRVG; this is encoded by the coding sequence ATGCGTCACAGTCGTCGGAATGGCTTGATCGCGGCGGTGGTCGCGGGTGGTGGACTGGCCGTCGCGGGGGTGGGCGGCCTCGCCTACGCCGATGCGGACGCGGGCGGGAAGGTCGAGCGCTCTCCGGGGCTGCTGTCGGGGAATCTGGTGCAGCTGCCGGTCCACGTGCCGGTGAACGTGTGCGGCAACACCGTGAGCGTGGTCGGGGTGCTCAACTCGGCCGCCGGGAACCGGTGCGTCAACGCGGAGCCCGAGCACCACGGCAATTCCGGGCCCAGGCCCTCGCATCCGTCCAAACCGGGAGCCGGCAACGGCGGCGGGGCCAGTGCCGAAGGGCGCGGAAAGGATTCGCCGGGGCTGCTCTCCGGCAACGGGATCCAGCTGCCCGTCGAGTTGCCGCTGAACATCAGCGGCAACGGGGTCAGCGTCGTCGGCGTCGGCAACGGCTCCAGCGGCAACACCTCGGTCAACGGCGAGCAGCCCAGCGGCGGCAAGCCCGCCCAGCCGCCCACCGTCACCCGGCCCCTGACGCCGCCCGTCGCGCCGGCACCCGTCGCGCCCGAGCCGCCCCGGCACAGCGCGGCGCTCGCCCACACCGGCGCCGACGCCGTCGGCTACCTGCTGCCCGGCGGCGGCGCGCTGCTCCTCGGCGGGGTGCTGCTCTACCGCCGGTTCCGGGTCGGCTAG
- a CDS encoding SWIM zinc finger family protein: MITARDDRRRTFETVPAGVEAVTWWGQAWVAALEERARDAARLVRGRAYAAEGHVDAVTITPGRIVAYVRGSRPRPYRTELALTAFADAEWAELLEAVAADPAALAALLEREVPQSLAESILPGAGELVPRCSCPDVARPPCKHAAALCYRAARLLDEDPFVLLLLRGRGERELLDELTRRNAAHAAREQPDAEPDFPGVPARAALARAVLPPLPAPLAAPAAVGLPPAYPADPAAPDPLALDQLATDAAARALALLTTGEDPIAGLTLWQDAVRLASAHPTAGLTGSARTLYRDLARATGRTTTDLARGAAAWRQGGLPALEALDEPWDPPAGPFDRARPALLAAGLGAFRPDRNRLTLLNRQLRLSREGLWYAYESRQGDNDWWPTGTPSPDPAKALRA; encoded by the coding sequence GTGATCACCGCCCGCGACGACCGCCGCCGCACCTTCGAGACCGTGCCCGCCGGCGTGGAGGCCGTGACCTGGTGGGGCCAAGCCTGGGTGGCGGCCCTGGAGGAGCGCGCCCGCGACGCGGCCCGCCTGGTGCGCGGTCGCGCGTACGCGGCTGAGGGCCACGTCGACGCGGTCACGATCACCCCGGGCCGGATCGTCGCGTACGTGCGGGGCAGCCGGCCGCGCCCCTACCGCACCGAGCTGGCGCTGACCGCCTTCGCCGACGCCGAGTGGGCGGAGCTCCTGGAGGCGGTGGCGGCCGACCCGGCGGCTCTCGCCGCGCTGCTGGAGCGGGAGGTTCCGCAGTCGCTGGCAGAGTCGATCCTGCCCGGCGCGGGCGAGCTCGTGCCGCGCTGCTCCTGCCCGGACGTCGCGCGTCCGCCGTGCAAGCACGCGGCGGCCCTCTGCTACCGGGCGGCCCGGCTGCTCGACGAGGACCCGTTCGTGCTGCTTCTCCTGCGCGGCCGGGGCGAGCGGGAGCTGCTGGACGAGCTGACCCGCCGCAACGCCGCCCACGCCGCGCGCGAACAGCCCGACGCGGAACCGGACTTCCCCGGGGTCCCGGCGCGCGCGGCGCTGGCCCGCGCCGTCCTGCCGCCGCTGCCCGCCCCGCTCGCCGCGCCCGCCGCCGTGGGCCTGCCGCCCGCCTACCCGGCCGATCCCGCGGCCCCGGACCCCCTGGCCCTGGACCAGCTCGCCACCGACGCCGCCGCCAGGGCCCTCGCCCTGCTCACCACCGGCGAGGACCCCATCGCCGGCCTCACGCTCTGGCAGGACGCCGTCCGGCTGGCCTCCGCGCACCCCACGGCCGGGCTCACCGGCTCCGCCCGGACCCTCTACCGCGACCTGGCCCGCGCCACCGGCCGTACGACCACGGACCTGGCCCGGGGCGCCGCGGCCTGGCGCCAGGGCGGCCTGCCCGCCCTCGAGGCCCTCGACGAGCCCTGGGACCCCCCGGCCGGCCCCTTCGACCGGGCCCGCCCGGCCCTCCTCGCCGCCGGCCTGGGCGCCTTCCGCCCCGACCGCAACCGCCTCACCCTGCTGAACCGCCAGCTCCGCCTGAGCCGCGAGGGCCTCTGGTACGCCTACGAGAGCCGTCAGGGCGACAACGACTGGTGGCCCACCGGCACCCCCTCCCCGGACCCGGCCAAAGCCCTCCGGGCCTGA